Genomic DNA from Desulfonatronum thioautotrophicum:
CAGACCGACCAAATGAACCGGACGGACCAAGACCATGAAAACTGTTTCGTGTGCATGAAAACCCCTACCTTGGGGGCAAATCAGAATTGGTTGCAAGGGGAAACGTGATGAGATAAATACTACAGAGTACCAAATGCCATGCGCAATGTTTGCGCTAAACAGATAAATCTACTTCCTTCCCTGTCCATGTTCAAGTGGCTTGACCTCGGACAGGCCGGTCTGAGAACATACCCCAATTCAAGAGTGCTTCATGGGGGCAACACCTGTGGTGCCTTCCCGGCGCTGGTGACCACCCCGATCCGGAGAAATCCATGCAATTTTCGTTTCAAAACCGTGTACTTCACCAACTGGCAGCGGGTCTTAACCAGATTTGGGGCCAGACCCTGGGCCAGACCCTGGGCCAGACCCTGGGCCAGACCCTGGGCCAGCTTCTTCTTTTTGTCCCCGCCATCACGTTGGCCCTGCTTATGGCCCATCTGGTCCATCCGAGCCAGCTTTTGGCCCAACAGCAGCCGGCGACCGAACCGGCCCTGGTCACTCCGGCTGCAACCAATGCAACCCAGGACCTGGAAAACAGACTGGACACCGTACGGACGCAACTGAAAACCATATCGCAGTCCATCCAGGATCGCCGCCGCTACCTGGACGTCATGCGGCAGCAAATGGCTGAGGCGGAAACCGAATCGGAACGGGCCGAGATGGCCGCCGAGATCGCTGAAATTGAACGGTTGCTGCAGGCATCTCGATCAACCTTCGAGTCTGTGGCCACCGGCGGCATCGACAGTTCCCTCTTTCGCGACGAACCGGAACAGCCCTTTGACTGGCAGCAGGAACTTTTTGAAATAATCGAGCCGTTCCTGGACCAGATGAAACAGTTCACGGAGACGCCTCGAAATATCGAACGGATCAACCGCGAGATCGCCCGCGACCAGGCCAAACTGAGTGCCGTCAATCGGGCTCTGACCAACATCACCAACATGATCGCCACAGTGGAAGACGATCAACTGCTGACCCGGTTGCAGTCCCTGGAAGCCACTTGGCTTCAGCGCAGATCGGATCTGGAATTGGAAATCAATCTGCTGCAGTTGCAACTGCAGGAACTTCGGGAGGAGCAACAGACCTTTTGGGATATGCTCCGCCAGGGCATGCTCTCTTTTGTGCAGGGTCGAGGCCTGATCCTGATCATCGCGGTCGCGGTTACCGCCGGCTTCTGGTCGCTGCTCCAGGCCTTGCCCAGGATCACCCGCCGCAAACAAGGTGTGGAGACGGTCGTCAAACGCAAACCCTATTCCCGGCTGATGACCGTCAGCTATCAGGTTTTCTGCGTCCTGGCCTCCCTGATGATCCTGCTCCTGGTGCTCTATGTCTCCGGTGACTGGCTGCTGCTTGGCCTGGCCATGATCATCCTGATCCTGGTCACTCTCGGCTCCAGAACATATCTGCCGCGATTCATGAATGAAGTACGCATGCTTCTGGACATGGGACCGGTCCGCGAAGGAGAGCGCATCGTGCTCAACGGAATCCCTTGGGAAGTCAAAAACTTGAACTACTACTCCATCCTGGTCAACAAGGAGTTGCAGGGCGGCGTCTTGCGTGTCCCTCTTGGAGATTTGACAAGCCAGATCTCCCGCCCGGTGGACAGTGAGGAACCCTGGTTTCCCACGCGCAAGGACGACTTCGTGATGCTCTCCGACGAATCGTATGGACAGGTCCTGCTGCAAACACCGGAAGTGGTCCAGCTCAGACATGTTGGATCCATCCGGACCTTTTCCACCCCGGCCTTTCTGGACGCTTCTCCACGCAACCTGACCCGCGACGGCTTCGGTTTTGCCGTGACCTTTGGCATCGACTACCAGCACCAAGCCATCTGCCTGGATGAAGTCCCCGGCATTTTTGAAGCAGCGGTGACCGCCAACCTGAGAGCCGCCTTTCACGACGGCCTGGCATCGGTCCTGGTGGACTTCAGGGAAGCCGGAGCCTCCTCCCTGGACTACCTGATCTACGTGATGATGCACGGCAGTGCTGCCGGCTCCTACTGGGCCGTGGGCCGGATCATTCAGCAATCATGCGTTGCGGTATGCAACGAGCATGGCTGGATTATCCCCTTTACGCAGCTCACCGTGCACCAGGGAGATGGTTTTGAAGCCCTGCGCACCATTCGATCATAGTCATCGATTGCCGCGTCTTTTTTTTCTCGCTCTGCTTCTGCTCGGCTGGGCCGCACTGACCGTCCCGGTCAGTCCGGCCCACGCCCAATTTGAAACTATGCGGGACCTGGTTCCGGATGCCCTGCAACAGAGGCTGTTCGGCTCGGCGGCCTACAGCGTCAGTTTCCAGGGCCATCTGGACAGCGAACTCCGCGATGTACTCCGCTCGGTTTCCGAAACCTACGCCCTGCGCCACCACCTGCCGGCCACTCCGGAAATGCTTGATCGACGGGCCCGCGGCGACATTTCCAACCTGATGCGTGGTCTGCGCTCTGAGGGGTTCTATGCGGGCCGGATCGAGGTTGAGCTGGATCACGCGGCCTCGCCCCCAGAGGTTCTTTTCCACATCCAACCCGGCCCGGCGTACATCCTTGCCGCCGTACACTTTGATGGACCGACCAGCGAGGAATGGTTCGACTTTCCCGCGCCAACCCCGGATACCGTCGGCTTGGCCATCGGTCGTCGGGCCCGAGGGCCGGAAATTCAGCGGGGAATCGCCAGCCTTCGGGATTTTTTGCGTGAAAACGGCCACCCTTTCCCCTGGGTCGACCTGCGCGAAGCCGTCGTGGACCACGCGGCCCAAACCATGACCGTGTTCTATGCCTTCAATCCCGGCCCCCGCGTCCTGTTCGGCCCTGTCACGGTGGAAGGCGAGCAGCGAGTCGACCCGGCACATATCCTGAACAAGGTTCCCTGGACAGCACCCCAGGTCTTCCAAACTTCCCAGTTGAACCGACTCCGCTCCGATTTGATGCAGACCGGACTTTTCACCGTGGTGAATGTCACCCATCCCAGCACCCCGGCGGAAGACGGCACCCTGCCAATTACCATTTCCGTGGTGGAACGCGTCCCCCGCACCATCAGGGCTGGACTGGGCTATGAAACCGACACTGGTTTCGGCACGGCTTTGGAGTGGGAACACCGCAACATCCTCGGCCGGGGAGAACAGTTGCGCACCCGGCTCCAACTTGCCGAGAAAAAACAGACGTTCGAGACCGCCTTCCAGATACCGGAATTTCCAGACCCAACTCAGTCCCTGACGATCCAGGGCCTCATCGGACAAGAGGAGACCGATGCGCTGGAAAAAAAGGAAATCGGTGTCGGGGCCATGGTCAATCGCCAAATGGGACGATACTGGTCCGTGGGTCTCGGGACCGCGTATCGCTTTTCCGAAGTCACGCAGCTCGGGGAAACCCAGACCTTCGCCCTGCTCTCCACCCCCGGGGAAGTGATCTGGGACCGACGCAACCATATCCTCAATCCGACTCGAGGCTGGCGCGCCCAAGTCCGAGCGGAACCATTCCTGGACACCCTGGATTGGCAGACAACCTTTCTGAAGCTGTCCGGTGCACTGAGCGCCCATATGCCGATCCTGCCCGAAGAGCGAATGGTTCTCGCGGCCCGAGGCGCTCTGGGCTCGATAATGGGCCAGCCCAACTTGAGCCTGCCCGCGGATCAGCGTTTTTACGCTGGTGGTGGCGGATCAGTCCGGGGCTATGCCTTTCAATCCATTGGTCCGGAATTGGACGGGGAAATCGTGGGTGGCCGAAGCATGGTCGAGGTGGGCACGGAACTGCGACTGCGTATGGACAATAATTTCGGGCTGGTGGCGTTCCTGGATGGCGGCCAGGTTTTCAGTGAATCCGAACTGCAGTTCCAGGACGATTTTCTCTGGGGGGCCGGCCTGGGGTTACGCTATCACCTGGACTTCGGCCCCATCCGCCTGGACTTGGCCTTCCCGCTGAACCGCCGGGAGAGGGATGATGCCTTTCAGGTCTATGTCAGCATTGGGCAGGCGTATTGAGGGAGAACTCCTGACTGTTCATCGCTTGAAGTCGCGATAAAAATTTTCGTGGGCCCCAACGGCTTCAAGGTGGATCAAGCAAACAGCGCCTTCAACGGTATATCCCAGAAGGTAAAGCTGATTTTGGCTCCGAAATTTGTAAACCAGAAGATTGGCCAAATCACCTTTTTTTCGCTCGCCCAGAGTCGGGTTTTCAGCGATCATCTCCACCGCGGCATCCACGTCAACAACCACATTGTCATTGAGTTTTTTGTATTGCCGTGCAAAACGCCTGGACTGCAGAACCCGATACGCCATCAGCTTCCCCGGCTTCGGGGGATGAATGGAGAGGCCCATTCCCGAGGCTCGGCCGTGGAAGCCAGGGCATCAACGATAAAGGTCACGGGCAGGTCAGGGTTGTCGATAGCGACCCGTCCTACCTTGGCCCAGAATTCAATCTGCCCGGCGATGGTCCGGTGTTCAATTCGAGCCTCAATACGCGCGGATTCGTACAAGTTTTCATCAATTCGAACCGGTATACTCATGCTCTGCCTCCATATTTATTGTGAACCGCGTCAGCCCATACCGGCCTGGCCACGACTGCCTCCAAAAGCGGGAACATTGCATGGACGCTTACCTGCCTACAAAAGTAGACGTCCAGCGTCAACAGCGCTCTTTTCCTGATTCAGGGCATTTTTGTCCTGACGCAACATACCCAGTTCCTGATATGCTTCGTCACCAGAACCGCAGAATCATCTAACTTCAAAAGCTACGATGACCGATACGCCACCTTCACAACATTCACCACCGCTCCGGCACCGCAAATGGTTGTACCTCCTCCTTGTTCCACCATTGCTGCTAATGTTCGCCATCCTGGGAGTGTTCCTTTTTTTGCGCACCGACTTCGGCCTGCAGCGTCTGGAAACGTTTCTCAACACAACCCTGGCCGACGTGGGTGGCCAGCATATTGCCCTGTCCGGGCTGCATGGCGCGTTTCCTTTTGACCTTCGGCTGCGTG
This window encodes:
- a CDS encoding autotransporter assembly complex protein TamA, whose product is MVLKPCAPFDHSHRLPRLFFLALLLLGWAALTVPVSPAHAQFETMRDLVPDALQQRLFGSAAYSVSFQGHLDSELRDVLRSVSETYALRHHLPATPEMLDRRARGDISNLMRGLRSEGFYAGRIEVELDHAASPPEVLFHIQPGPAYILAAVHFDGPTSEEWFDFPAPTPDTVGLAIGRRARGPEIQRGIASLRDFLRENGHPFPWVDLREAVVDHAAQTMTVFYAFNPGPRVLFGPVTVEGEQRVDPAHILNKVPWTAPQVFQTSQLNRLRSDLMQTGLFTVVNVTHPSTPAEDGTLPITISVVERVPRTIRAGLGYETDTGFGTALEWEHRNILGRGEQLRTRLQLAEKKQTFETAFQIPEFPDPTQSLTIQGLIGQEETDALEKKEIGVGAMVNRQMGRYWSVGLGTAYRFSEVTQLGETQTFALLSTPGEVIWDRRNHILNPTRGWRAQVRAEPFLDTLDWQTTFLKLSGALSAHMPILPEERMVLAARGALGSIMGQPNLSLPADQRFYAGGGGSVRGYAFQSIGPELDGEIVGGRSMVEVGTELRLRMDNNFGLVAFLDGGQVFSESELQFQDDFLWGAGLGLRYHLDFGPIRLDLAFPLNRRERDDAFQVYVSIGQAY
- a CDS encoding ParD-like family protein translates to MSIPVRIDENLYESARIEARIEHRTIAGQIEFWAKVGRVAIDNPDLPVTFIVDALASTAEPREWASPFIPRSRGS
- a CDS encoding type II toxin-antitoxin system RelE/ParE family toxin; this encodes MAYRVLQSRRFARQYKKLNDNVVVDVDAAVEMIAENPTLGERKKGDLANLLVYKFRSQNQLYLLGYTVEGAVCLIHLEAVGAHENFYRDFKR